One segment of Paenibacillus sp. FSL R7-0337 DNA contains the following:
- a CDS encoding iron ABC transporter permease, which produces MSPVSMDSNRILRRAGLLLSFFLLAVSIGIPLLLIFWQSVTPNQSLDWMAPLRTITGQSLSGVLLNSVWLGICVVAGTTLLAMPLAWMMAKTRMGLYRWIDVILLIPFMTPPYIGSMGWILFMQKGGYLQQWLPGAGALSDSFFSFWGMVFIMSMHLFPFLYLLLRDALIRIGGNLEEAGAVHGAKAGYRFRRIIMPLLLSAYGMGVMLVFVKTIAEFGTPATFGRKIGYYVMTSEIHKYISSWPIDFGKATSLASVLLSVCLVIWYMQSAVSRRFTYRLVGGKGQRSKTYSLRGGAGWLSGLYLASLLLLSIGIPYFSIIAASLMKLRGAGLSLDNLTLDHYRELLSWGSVSLKAIGNSLGLSLAAASVAVILGAGLALAIGRSSTRLQRIIDLLSLLPNTVPGIVMVVGLILLWNALWMPFTLYNTYGMVVLTYVVLFLPYTVQYVKSSFSQINGLLFQAAQVSGAGPFYILWRILLPLIMPGMLAGWMMTFTISVRELVGSLLILPPSMQTSATYIFAQFEQGQVSLGMAMAVVSVGLTVLLLLGIELLNSRRKWNGS; this is translated from the coding sequence ATGAGTCCAGTCTCCATGGATAGTAACCGGATACTTCGGAGAGCGGGCTTGCTGCTCTCCTTCTTTTTGCTGGCGGTCAGCATTGGCATTCCGCTCCTGCTCATCTTCTGGCAAAGCGTCACCCCGAATCAGAGCCTGGACTGGATGGCCCCGCTCCGTACGATCACCGGACAGAGTCTGTCCGGGGTGCTGCTGAATTCGGTATGGCTGGGAATATGTGTAGTAGCTGGAACCACGCTGCTTGCGATGCCGCTGGCCTGGATGATGGCTAAGACCCGTATGGGGCTGTACCGCTGGATTGACGTTATTCTGCTGATTCCGTTCATGACCCCGCCGTATATCGGCTCCATGGGCTGGATTCTATTCATGCAAAAAGGCGGCTATCTTCAGCAGTGGCTTCCGGGTGCGGGTGCGTTAAGTGATTCTTTCTTCAGCTTCTGGGGGATGGTCTTCATCATGAGTATGCATCTGTTCCCGTTCCTGTATCTGCTGCTTAGGGATGCGCTTATTCGTATAGGCGGCAATCTGGAGGAGGCGGGAGCGGTGCACGGGGCAAAGGCAGGCTACCGCTTCCGGCGGATCATCATGCCGCTGCTGCTGTCGGCCTATGGCATGGGGGTGATGCTCGTCTTCGTTAAGACGATTGCGGAGTTCGGGACACCGGCTACCTTCGGCCGCAAGATCGGCTATTATGTCATGACCTCGGAAATTCATAAATACATTTCCAGCTGGCCGATTGACTTCGGCAAGGCTACGTCGCTTGCATCCGTGCTGCTGTCGGTCTGTCTGGTGATCTGGTATATGCAGTCGGCGGTCAGCCGCCGGTTCACTTACCGTCTGGTGGGCGGCAAGGGACAGCGCTCCAAGACGTATTCGCTGCGCGGCGGCGCAGGCTGGCTCTCAGGCTTATATCTGGCTTCACTACTGCTATTATCCATAGGCATCCCTTACTTCTCGATTATCGCCGCCTCGCTGATGAAGCTGCGCGGTGCCGGGCTGTCGCTGGACAACCTGACGCTCGATCATTACAGGGAGCTGCTCTCCTGGGGATCGGTGAGTCTGAAGGCAATTGGGAACAGTCTGGGGCTGTCGCTTGCCGCAGCATCGGTGGCTGTCATACTTGGAGCCGGCCTTGCTCTGGCCATCGGCAGGTCTTCTACCCGGCTGCAGCGGATCATTGATCTGCTGAGTCTTTTGCCTAATACGGTTCCGGGTATTGTAATGGTGGTAGGGCTGATTCTGCTCTGGAATGCGCTATGGATGCCCTTCACGCTCTACAACACCTACGGCATGGTAGTACTAACGTATGTGGTGCTGTTTCTTCCTTATACGGTGCAGTATGTGAAGTCCAGCTTCTCGCAAATTAACGGGTTGCTGTTTCAAGCGGCCCAGGTTAGCGGAGCAGGCCCGTTCTATATCTTATGGCGGATTCTGCTTCCGCTCATTATGCCCGGTATGCTGGCAGGCTGGATGATGACCTTCACCATATCTGTAAGGGAGCTGGTCGGATCGCTGTTGATTCTGCCGCCTTCGATGCAGACCTCGGCTACGTATATTTTTGCCCAGTTCGAGCAGGGGCAGGTATCGCTTGGCATGGCAATGGCGGTGGTATCGGTCGGCTTGACGGTGCTGCTGCTGCTCGGTATTGAACTGCTGAATTCCAGAAGAAAGTGGAATGGATCATGA
- a CDS encoding LysR family transcriptional regulator has product MNLMKLQIIELIDQLHHMTSVAEVLGIKQPTVTFHMKSLEEELGVRLFEARSGKTFLTEAGAALLHYSVKINALAREARRVAGEFDTLYRGALLIGASYVPATYLLPSLLHAFSREFPGIRMALSVKPAPVIREMLIRHEIDLGVISSEPFAEPALQAEPLITDDLVLICSPGHPFACKTQLSMEEISKTPFALHGSESTTRSLTERWFEQQGLRLRNTIEVDSLEAIKQLVRLGGHISVMSRMAVQWEEQQGLIQMLSIQGEMAPRYIYAVHNKDRHPSVQMESFRSSLLATKNC; this is encoded by the coding sequence ATGAATCTGATGAAACTACAAATCATTGAACTGATCGACCAGCTGCACCATATGACCAGCGTAGCCGAGGTACTCGGGATCAAACAGCCGACCGTAACCTTTCATATGAAGTCGCTTGAAGAAGAGCTTGGGGTCCGGCTATTCGAAGCCCGCAGCGGCAAAACCTTTCTCACCGAGGCCGGAGCAGCCCTCCTTCATTATTCCGTGAAAATTAATGCGCTTGCCCGTGAGGCCCGCCGGGTAGCAGGCGAATTCGACACCCTCTACCGGGGAGCGCTGCTGATTGGGGCCAGCTATGTACCTGCAACCTATCTGCTGCCGTCCTTATTACATGCGTTCTCCCGGGAGTTCCCCGGCATCCGTATGGCTCTGTCCGTAAAGCCCGCCCCTGTGATCCGGGAGATGCTGATCCGCCACGAAATTGACTTAGGCGTCATCTCCTCAGAGCCTTTCGCGGAGCCTGCCCTGCAGGCTGAGCCACTGATTACAGATGACCTTGTCCTGATCTGCTCTCCCGGGCATCCGTTCGCCTGCAAGACTCAGCTTAGCATGGAGGAGATCAGTAAGACTCCCTTTGCTCTGCATGGGAGCGAGTCCACCACACGCAGCCTGACCGAACGCTGGTTCGAGCAGCAAGGGCTTCGGCTGCGCAATACGATTGAGGTGGATTCGCTGGAGGCTATCAAGCAGCTTGTGCGGCTCGGCGGGCACATCTCTGTGATGTCCCGGATGGCGGTACAGTGGGAGGAGCAGCAGGGACTAATTCAGATGCTGTCTATTCAAGGGGAAATGGCGCCGCGTTATATCTATGCCGTGCATAACAAGGACCGGCATCCTTCGGTGCAGATGGAGAGCTTCCGGAGCAGCCTGCTGGCAACCAAAAACTGTTAG
- a CDS encoding ABC transporter ATP-binding protein, with amino-acid sequence MNIQMKGIHKSFGGQPALLPAGLELKHGKFTTLLGPSGCGKTTLLRMLAGLERPDGGELYADGKCYFSAAQRIDLPVHKRNLGMVFQDFALWPHMTVYENVAFGLKASGQRAQLRSKVLETLEMVRLQGMENRYPHQLSGGQQQRVAFARAVVVRPGVVLFDEPLSALDAVLREEMRVEMMSLVRDMGLTALYVTHDQIEAMSMSDEIVVMKSGRILQTGTPEAVYEAPSEPFVASFIGKSNWLTPEQEMVRPEHIGWSRTAGDDLCYSAVVRSVSYVGERYEIRAEVEGAGLWTVYLNNRIPVGERVQLYVSPRQICRMNSNSNEEEPKRSES; translated from the coding sequence ATGAATATTCAGATGAAGGGGATTCATAAAAGCTTTGGCGGACAACCGGCGCTGCTGCCTGCGGGGCTTGAATTGAAGCACGGTAAGTTCACCACCTTGCTGGGGCCTTCCGGTTGCGGAAAAACCACGCTGCTGCGGATGTTAGCTGGCCTTGAGCGCCCGGATGGCGGGGAATTATACGCTGACGGGAAATGTTATTTCTCCGCTGCGCAGCGGATCGATCTTCCGGTACACAAGCGGAATTTGGGGATGGTGTTTCAGGACTTTGCACTCTGGCCGCATATGACGGTGTATGAGAATGTTGCTTTCGGGCTAAAGGCCTCAGGGCAACGTGCGCAGTTGCGGAGCAAGGTGCTGGAGACACTGGAGATGGTCCGGTTGCAGGGGATGGAGAATCGGTATCCGCATCAGCTGTCGGGCGGTCAGCAGCAGAGGGTTGCTTTTGCCAGAGCGGTAGTTGTCCGTCCGGGTGTGGTGCTCTTCGATGAGCCGTTAAGCGCGCTGGATGCCGTACTCCGGGAAGAGATGAGAGTGGAGATGATGTCGCTGGTCCGGGACATGGGTCTAACTGCACTCTACGTGACCCACGATCAGATCGAAGCGATGTCGATGTCCGACGAGATTGTAGTTATGAAAAGCGGGCGGATATTGCAGACAGGAACTCCTGAAGCAGTATACGAGGCCCCGTCAGAGCCGTTCGTCGCTTCGTTTATCGGCAAGTCCAACTGGCTTACGCCGGAGCAGGAGATGGTGCGGCCTGAGCATATCGGATGGAGCCGTACGGCGGGCGATGACCTGTGTTATTCCGCTGTTGTACGAAGTGTTAGTTATGTTGGAGAGCGTTATGAGATCCGCGCGGAGGTGGAGGGGGCCGGACTATGGACAGTTTATCTGAACAACCGGATTCCCGTAGGAGAAAGGGTCCAGCTCTATGTCTCACCACGGCAGATATGCCGGATGAACTCGAATTCAAATGAAGAAGAACCTAAAAGGAGCGAATCATAA
- a CDS encoding phosphate propanoyltransferase, protein MSKTVPVGVSARHIHLTQEHVEALFGPGYQLTEFKPLSQPGQFAANEQVAVIGSKGKFDKVRILGPARPASQLEVSRTDSFSLGVKAPVRESGNIEGTPGITIKGPAGEVELETGVIVAARHIHFHTSEAEAWGIADKQLLKVRLGGERGLVLENVIARVSDSFKLDMHIDTDEANAAGANNGDTAEILD, encoded by the coding sequence ATGAGCAAGACTGTACCCGTAGGTGTGTCGGCCCGGCATATTCACCTTACGCAGGAGCACGTAGAAGCATTGTTCGGCCCAGGTTACCAATTGACCGAGTTCAAACCTCTGTCCCAACCCGGACAATTCGCAGCGAATGAGCAAGTGGCTGTAATTGGTTCGAAAGGGAAGTTCGACAAAGTTAGAATCCTCGGACCTGCCCGTCCGGCTTCGCAGCTGGAAGTATCCCGCACAGACTCCTTCAGCCTCGGCGTGAAGGCACCTGTCCGTGAATCCGGCAATATTGAAGGAACACCAGGAATTACGATTAAAGGACCTGCCGGTGAAGTTGAGCTGGAGACTGGCGTTATTGTAGCAGCGCGCCACATCCACTTCCACACTTCCGAAGCAGAAGCTTGGGGCATTGCCGATAAGCAGCTCCTGAAGGTACGTCTGGGCGGCGAACGCGGCCTGGTGCTGGAGAACGTGATTGCACGCGTATCCGACAGCTTCAAGCTGGATATGCACATCGATACCGATGAAGCTAACGCTGCAGGTGCCAATAATGGCGATACCGCTGAAATCCTAGACTAG
- a CDS encoding DEAD/DEAH box helicase has protein sequence MTFNDLNLIPPILKALSLENYTSPTPIQEESIPAALAGRDILGCAQTGTGKTAAFSLPIIQLLSQQPGRTGGGKRIRSLILTPTRELALQIQENIQAYSKFTTIRSTAIVGGVSQKAQERALAIGADILIATPGRLIDLISQKRVDLQHVQILVLDEADRMLDMGFIHDVKRIIAKMPLKKQTLFFSATMPTEISQLVKTLLVNPVKIEITPVSSTVDRIEQSIYLLENGNKQNQLNRLLQDPSIVSALVFTRTKRGADRVTRDLTRINITAQAIHGNKSQNERQNALRNFKSGATRVLVATDIAARGIDIDELSHVINFNLPNIPETYVHRIGRTGRAGMSGIAISLCEAEEIPYLKDIQKLIGKTIPEIKDHAYPMSKSNLALLADRPGKAPVKPSQKAKTNPPRKPKSEWFAQGKQQGGSNAGGAKGASGSGNAGGGTRSASGSGYAGGGARGASGSQANASGRPSGSQSQKSPGGSYGRSNPSGSRPGGSQSGRPSSRPAAKAVRS, from the coding sequence ATGACATTTAACGATTTGAACCTGATCCCCCCGATTCTTAAGGCGCTTAGCCTGGAAAACTATACATCCCCAACCCCTATTCAGGAAGAGTCTATTCCTGCGGCATTAGCCGGCAGAGACATCCTGGGCTGTGCACAGACCGGTACCGGTAAAACGGCGGCCTTCTCATTGCCGATTATTCAGCTGCTGAGCCAGCAGCCGGGCAGAACCGGCGGAGGCAAACGCATCCGTTCCCTGATTCTTACGCCTACCCGTGAGCTGGCGCTGCAAATTCAGGAGAACATTCAGGCCTACAGCAAGTTCACAACGATCCGTTCGACAGCCATTGTCGGTGGAGTATCACAGAAGGCGCAGGAGCGGGCGCTTGCCATCGGTGCCGACATTCTGATTGCTACACCGGGCCGACTGATTGACCTGATCAGCCAAAAGCGTGTGGATCTGCAGCATGTGCAGATTCTGGTGCTGGATGAAGCGGACCGCATGCTGGATATGGGCTTCATTCATGATGTGAAGCGGATTATCGCCAAGATGCCGCTCAAGAAGCAGACCTTGTTCTTCTCGGCGACCATGCCTACAGAGATTTCGCAGCTGGTCAAGACACTGCTGGTCAATCCGGTGAAAATCGAGATCACTCCGGTATCCTCCACAGTAGACAGAATTGAACAGTCGATTTATCTGCTGGAGAACGGAAATAAGCAGAATCAGCTGAACCGTCTGCTGCAGGACCCGTCGATTGTATCGGCACTGGTATTCACACGCACCAAACGCGGCGCGGACCGGGTAACCCGGGATTTAACCCGTATTAATATTACAGCACAGGCCATTCACGGCAACAAATCACAGAATGAGCGCCAGAATGCGCTGAGAAATTTCAAGAGCGGAGCGACCCGCGTGCTGGTAGCTACAGACATCGCTGCGCGCGGAATTGATATTGATGAGCTATCTCATGTTATCAACTTCAATCTGCCGAATATCCCGGAAACCTATGTTCACCGGATTGGCCGGACCGGCCGTGCGGGGATGAGCGGTATCGCCATCTCGCTGTGCGAAGCGGAGGAAATTCCGTATCTGAAGGATATCCAGAAGCTGATCGGCAAGACGATTCCGGAGATCAAGGATCATGCGTACCCGATGTCTAAGAGCAATCTGGCATTGCTGGCAGACCGTCCCGGCAAAGCACCGGTCAAACCGTCGCAGAAAGCCAAGACGAATCCGCCCCGCAAGCCGAAGTCGGAATGGTTCGCACAAGGCAAACAGCAGGGCGGCAGTAACGCAGGTGGCGCTAAGGGTGCATCGGGCAGCGGTAATGCAGGCGGTGGAACTAGAAGTGCATCGGGCAGCGGGTATGCTGGCGGTGGAGCGAGAGGTGCTTCGGGGAGCCAGGCTAATGCCAGCGGCCGTCCTAGTGGCAGCCAGAGTCAGAAATCACCCGGCGGCTCATATGGCCGTTCAAACCCATCAGGCAGCAGACCTGGCGGCAGCCAGAGCGGTCGTCCGTCCAGCCGTCCAGCGGCTAAAGCGGTCCGCTCGTAA
- a CDS encoding LysR family transcriptional regulator, which yields MDLTYMRTFREVAKRQSFTRAAEELGYAQSSVTMQIQKIEKEYGVPLIERHGRALRLTPPGEELLKLFVEILELYDRSKETIAQQIGGTLTIGTIDSLAAFYLPPFLQQLRTMFPGLNIHLQTEQEANLISKIRDGEVDIGLLLDRSTVDSALTRTIIREEPLVLVAPASHPLARLEQVTLQDLNNCELIVSEESCIYRSLFENLLRDHGIVFRIGFELSNLEAIKRCVRNGLGIALLPRIVAEEEIERGNLSELSFAHPEIHFDLQLLLHPKKWKSLPLQSLIQMLLEDAKAKTVAL from the coding sequence ATGGACTTAACGTATATGCGGACCTTCCGCGAAGTAGCCAAGCGGCAGAGCTTCACGCGCGCGGCTGAGGAGCTGGGCTATGCACAGTCCAGTGTCACAATGCAGATACAGAAGATTGAGAAGGAATACGGCGTGCCGCTTATCGAACGTCACGGCCGCGCCTTGCGCCTGACACCGCCGGGGGAGGAGCTGCTTAAGCTGTTCGTGGAGATTCTGGAGCTCTATGACCGCTCTAAGGAAACGATCGCCCAGCAGATCGGCGGAACGCTTACGATTGGAACGATTGATTCACTTGCGGCCTTCTATCTGCCGCCGTTCCTGCAGCAACTGCGGACGATGTTCCCTGGTCTGAATATTCATCTGCAGACCGAGCAAGAGGCCAATCTGATCTCCAAGATCAGGGACGGCGAGGTCGATATCGGCCTTCTGCTGGACCGCAGCACGGTGGATAGCGCGCTTACGCGGACGATCATCCGCGAGGAGCCGCTTGTCCTTGTGGCACCAGCCAGCCATCCGCTGGCCCGGCTGGAGCAGGTGACCCTACAGGATCTGAATAACTGCGAGCTGATTGTCTCCGAGGAGAGCTGCATTTACCGCAGCCTGTTCGAGAACCTGCTCCGCGACCACGGGATCGTGTTCCGGATTGGTTTTGAGCTGTCGAATTTGGAGGCGATTAAGCGTTGTGTGCGCAATGGCCTGGGCATAGCGCTGCTGCCGCGGATTGTGGCTGAGGAGGAGATCGAGCGGGGGAACCTGTCCGAGCTGTCTTTTGCCCACCCGGAGATTCATTTCGATTTGCAACTGCTGCTGCATCCGAAGAAGTGGAAGTCCCTGCCGCTCCAGTCGCTGATTCAGATGCTGCTTGAGGATGCCAAGGCGAAGACTGTGGCGTTGTGA
- the dapA gene encoding 4-hydroxy-tetrahydrodipicolinate synthase, with protein MLTEEQIYGIYVPVVTPFHAAGELDLESYQRYVNNIIKNNIHGLVVNGTTGESPTVNIQELQSLVDASRELLKSSSIPLVVGTGTNDTYSTVARTELAANAGADAALVVVPYYSRPSQEGIIAHFRKAAEVGLPIMAYDIPGRTGVGMTLDTARTILEMNNVVGLKDCSGSPLLVSELSRSGGKPVLCGDDLHFFEMLGYGAAGGMLASANVYTGRFLSIYEQYRAGQVEAAQAAYDQLVPLMKLLFKESNPAPIKWLLSELGELSSDTLRLPMTSISAALREELGAYLAGEAVMGRQEAM; from the coding sequence ATGTTAACAGAAGAACAGATTTATGGAATTTATGTTCCCGTGGTCACCCCGTTCCATGCTGCTGGTGAGCTTGATCTGGAATCGTATCAGCGTTATGTGAACAACATCATCAAGAACAATATTCATGGTCTGGTCGTCAATGGAACCACTGGAGAATCGCCGACAGTCAATATACAGGAATTACAGTCGCTCGTGGATGCCTCACGGGAACTTTTGAAGTCCAGCTCTATCCCGCTCGTGGTGGGCACAGGTACGAATGATACATACTCTACCGTAGCCCGTACTGAGCTGGCGGCGAACGCAGGTGCCGATGCCGCACTGGTGGTTGTCCCTTATTACAGCCGTCCGTCTCAGGAAGGCATCATCGCCCATTTCCGCAAGGCGGCAGAGGTGGGTCTGCCCATTATGGCTTACGATATCCCGGGCCGCACTGGAGTCGGCATGACGCTGGACACCGCCCGTACGATCCTGGAGATGAATAATGTCGTAGGCTTAAAAGACTGCTCCGGCTCCCCCCTGCTCGTCTCCGAGCTGTCGAGGAGCGGCGGCAAGCCTGTGCTCTGCGGCGACGATCTGCATTTCTTCGAGATGCTGGGCTATGGAGCCGCCGGAGGCATGCTGGCCTCAGCCAATGTATATACCGGCCGCTTCCTCAGTATCTACGAGCAGTACAGAGCCGGTCAGGTTGAGGCTGCACAGGCTGCGTATGATCAGCTGGTGCCGCTGATGAAGCTGCTGTTCAAGGAGTCCAACCCAGCCCCGATCAAATGGCTGCTCAGCGAACTCGGAGAGCTCTCCTCGGATACGCTGCGCCTGCCAATGACTTCCATCAGCGCCGCGCTGCGCGAAGAGCTGGGCGCCTACCTTGCAGGGGAAGCTGTCATGGGCAGACAAGAAGCGATGTAA
- a CDS encoding MBL fold metallo-hydrolase, translating to MTKLTIWGGAGEHGRSAYLLSGGGYRLLLDCGVKKGGAGQYPLIDPGQVALLDAVLLSHAHEDHSVALPLLYAQGYKGEVWTTRETRAQLDAYFRSWRSSICREGHELPYTEADEQAIRYRYLEEEGSCLSWFGLVPGVQVMWGRSGHLAGSVWFLIAGEGQSIFYSGDYTAESLLLAADSPAEAIQAAGGIPDLEQRLRAWSRGHRLDLAVADAAYGMDEESQSDKQRQLEQAIRRTAARGGKVLLPVPAGGRGQEMILWAAKLYADLPMVVEKKLIEGMRRLADSPFWLRSAERTGEYSALENIADFLAARRWMMPQCEAEREALLSGSGPSLWFVPDGMMQSSLSRWYYARWASHSTYSVLITGHVAAGTFGYRLLHEPGQHGVCEVLKLRYKVHQGRKDVQRMLKSLPVRHAVLVHAAKPETDKLREALIQGGQLTGCTLHSMAPGEELDLEGQGNNG from the coding sequence ATGACGAAACTGACCATATGGGGCGGGGCCGGTGAACACGGGCGTTCTGCTTACCTCCTGAGTGGCGGCGGCTACCGTCTGCTGCTGGATTGCGGGGTGAAAAAAGGCGGAGCCGGACAATATCCCCTTATCGATCCCGGGCAGGTAGCCCTGCTGGATGCGGTACTGCTCTCCCATGCCCATGAGGATCATTCGGTAGCACTACCGCTGCTGTATGCGCAGGGTTACAAGGGAGAGGTATGGACAACGCGGGAAACCAGGGCTCAACTGGATGCCTATTTCCGCTCCTGGCGTTCGAGTATTTGCCGTGAGGGGCATGAACTGCCATACACTGAAGCAGATGAACAAGCGATCCGTTACCGGTATCTGGAGGAGGAGGGCAGCTGCCTGTCCTGGTTCGGACTGGTTCCCGGGGTTCAGGTCATGTGGGGGCGAAGCGGGCATCTGGCGGGATCAGTATGGTTCCTGATCGCTGGGGAAGGGCAGTCGATCTTCTATTCCGGTGACTATACGGCGGAATCTCTGCTGCTTGCTGCTGATTCACCGGCTGAAGCAATACAGGCAGCCGGGGGCATCCCTGACCTTGAGCAGAGACTGAGGGCATGGTCACGCGGCCATCGTCTTGATCTGGCGGTTGCCGATGCGGCCTACGGCATGGACGAGGAGAGCCAGTCTGATAAGCAGAGGCAGCTGGAGCAGGCCATACGCAGGACTGCGGCACGGGGAGGCAAGGTACTGCTCCCGGTTCCGGCAGGCGGACGCGGCCAGGAGATGATACTGTGGGCCGCCAAGCTTTATGCGGATCTGCCAATGGTAGTGGAGAAGAAGTTGATAGAGGGGATGAGGCGGCTGGCAGACTCGCCGTTCTGGCTTAGGAGCGCTGAGCGAACGGGAGAGTATTCCGCACTGGAGAACATAGCAGACTTTCTTGCCGCCCGCCGCTGGATGATGCCGCAGTGTGAGGCGGAGCGGGAGGCGCTGCTGTCAGGCTCCGGCCCTTCCCTGTGGTTCGTACCAGATGGCATGATGCAATCGTCCTTGTCGCGTTGGTACTATGCGAGGTGGGCGTCCCATTCAACCTATTCCGTGCTGATCACCGGTCATGTAGCCGCCGGAACCTTCGGGTACAGGCTGCTGCATGAACCCGGACAGCATGGAGTATGCGAGGTGCTTAAGCTGCGTTACAAGGTGCATCAGGGCCGGAAAGATGTGCAGCGTATGCTGAAGTCCCTCCCCGTCCGGCACGCCGTGCTGGTTCATGCCGCGAAGCCGGAGACCGACAAGCTCCGTGAAGCTTTGATCCAGGGTGGACAGCTGACCGGCTGCACGCTGCATTCTATGGCGCCTGGAGAAGAGTTGGATTTGGAAGGCCAAGGAAATAACGGATGA
- a CDS encoding ABC transporter substrate-binding protein, producing the protein MKWNKSRKQGAMLLLSAVMSMSLAGCGTGNSTSAGGASTSTPEATGAAASTPEATEAALSGKLVLYSAGPQGLADDIVNGFKAKTGLTVEMFQGTTGKILARMEAEKANPVADVVILASLPSAQALKADGLTLPYPEAANKEKLNQDWSDAEGNYFSSSASALGIVYNTKLVANPPKTWAELAGMEWKDAVNIPDPTLSGSALDFITGYLSVNGEQGWDLFKNYKANGVAMAGANQEALDPVITGAKSIVAAGVDYMAYKAKAKGEPLDIIYPEEGTVVSPRPAAILKSSPNVANAKAFIDYLLSDEAQQLVADAYLIPGREDIEASNRTNLKDIPQLKVDWAWMSEHGNETASKFAEIYK; encoded by the coding sequence ATGAAATGGAACAAATCACGTAAACAAGGGGCAATGCTGCTGTTATCTGCTGTGATGAGTATGAGTCTGGCGGGCTGCGGTACGGGCAACAGCACCAGTGCCGGCGGGGCCAGCACGAGTACACCTGAGGCAACGGGTGCAGCTGCGTCAACTCCTGAAGCTACAGAAGCTGCGTTAAGCGGCAAGCTGGTACTGTATTCCGCCGGCCCGCAGGGCTTAGCAGACGATATTGTGAATGGCTTCAAGGCCAAGACAGGCCTCACGGTGGAGATGTTCCAGGGAACGACCGGCAAAATTCTGGCCCGGATGGAGGCGGAGAAAGCAAATCCGGTGGCCGACGTGGTGATTCTGGCTTCCCTGCCTTCCGCACAGGCGCTTAAGGCGGACGGTCTGACGCTACCCTACCCGGAAGCGGCCAATAAGGAGAAGCTGAATCAGGACTGGTCGGATGCCGAAGGCAATTATTTCAGTTCAAGCGCCTCTGCGCTCGGGATTGTCTATAATACGAAGCTGGTAGCGAATCCGCCCAAGACCTGGGCAGAGCTGGCAGGTATGGAGTGGAAGGATGCCGTCAACATTCCTGATCCGACGCTGTCAGGCTCGGCGCTGGATTTCATTACAGGCTATCTCAGTGTGAACGGCGAGCAGGGCTGGGATCTGTTCAAGAATTACAAGGCGAACGGTGTTGCTATGGCTGGAGCAAACCAGGAAGCACTTGATCCGGTGATTACAGGAGCTAAGAGTATTGTGGCAGCAGGAGTAGATTATATGGCCTACAAGGCCAAAGCAAAGGGAGAGCCGCTGGATATTATCTATCCTGAGGAGGGCACCGTGGTTAGTCCGAGACCGGCAGCGATTCTGAAATCAAGCCCGAACGTGGCGAATGCCAAAGCGTTCATTGATTATCTGTTGTCCGACGAAGCCCAGCAGTTGGTAGCGGATGCGTATCTCATACCGGGCCGCGAGGATATTGAAGCTTCGAACCGGACCAATCTGAAGGACATCCCGCAGCTTAAGGTGGACTGGGCCTGGATGAGTGAGCACGGGAATGAGACGGCTTCGAAATTCGCAGAAATATACAAATAA